One Actinomycetota bacterium genomic window, AGCTACTCGGGGTGACATCGTGGGGGAGTGGTTCCCCGCCGGCCAGCTCTGCGAGCCGGTCGCCCGCGTCCCGCATCGTGTCGTGCCCGGCAGCGCTCGTCGCGTTGCGCAACACCGGGTCCAGGGCCCACAGCCACGCGCGGGTGCGCATGTCCCAGCGGTAGTCGACGCGGGTGATCCCGTCCGCTTCGACGGTGATGGTCAGCTCGCCGGTCCCCTCCAACCCGCCGCGGGCGGACGCCACCGCCAACCGGCGGGGCGGTTCAGCGTCGGTCACCTCCACATCGAGGTGCAGCCCTCTGCCGGGGATCGGGCTGTCGAAGCCCAGGCGGACCCGGCGCCCCGTCCCGTCGACGCCGCCCGACTCGATCTCCTCGGCCTCCCGGATCGCCGGCCACCACTCGCGCCAGCGTTCGACGTCGCTGACGACGTCCCACACCTCCTGCGGAGACGCGGTGACGCGCCAGGCTCCCTCGACCTCGAAGCGCCCCACCGGGTCTAGGACTCCGGCCCCGCGGCCAGCGCCTCCTGCCCGGCCTCGGCGAGCGCGTACGGTCGGCCGTCGGGCGCTCGGACGTGACCGGAGTCGACCAACCGGTCGACGGTCTGGCGGG contains:
- a CDS encoding SRPBCC family protein encodes the protein MGRFEVEGAWRVTASPQEVWDVVSDVERWREWWPAIREAEEIESGGVDGTGRRVRLGFDSPIPGRGLHLDVEVTDAEPPRRLAVASARGGLEGTGELTITVEADGITRVDYRWDMRTRAWLWALDPVLRNATSAAGHDTMRDAGDRLAELAGGEPLPHDVTPSS